CTGCGAAGTGTTAATGGCCACTTCGTAGCGGTCGTTCATGCTGTTGAGCACGCCAAACGAGTCGTCGTCGTCCGTAACCTCCCAGAGACCGAACTCGTCAGCGTCTGGGATTCTAGCGGTGTCGGCTTCCTGAGTGCCTGCATCAGTTTCACCGTCCTTGGTCGACTGATTGGTTAACGTCTGCACAGTGGTTGAGCTCAGATACTTCACTGAGGTCTCGTTCATGTCGACGCTGCTAGAACCCGCGGCAAGGCGCACGGTTAGGTTGATACTACGAATGTTGTCGTCGCCAACGGTACCGTGGGTATTGAGCACTTCGACACGGTTGGTCACTTTGTCGACGCTCTGCTGTCCTGCGTCCTGTGCAGTCGCCTGCAGGAAGCCCGCGGTGTTCACGAGAACGCCCGCCGCAATCGCCGCGACAAGGACCATCGCGATGAACACGATGAGCGTACCGATACCGACCTGACCGCGGTCTTCTTTGCTGAATATGTTGTTGAACATTGTACTCACTTCTTAGAGGGCGATGGGGTCGTTGTCGTTCTTACCCGCGAGCTGCTGAGGCATCGTCAGGATGACCTGGCTGGAGCCGCCAGAGCGGCTGGTGATTTCGAGGTTGACGGTCTCACCGGTGCTGAGGCCCTTCATGGGGGTCTTCTCAACGACAGACGTGTTGATGATGATCTCGTAGCGGTCGCCCTGATTGCTGAGGACGGGGAACGAGGTGTCGTCGCCGTCTTCAAGCGCGTAGGCAGTGAACTCGGTTGCGTTGAGACCGTTGTTAGTCCCATCTGCGAGGGGATCTTTAGACGCGTTGACGTACCCGAGGCTCGTTCCAAGGTTGTTAGTCGTCGCGTTGTCGTACACAAGGTTTCGCGCCGTGCTTCCGCTCACGTACTTGATGGTTGTATCTTCCATCGAGACACTGCCGGAACCTGCCGCGAGGCGAACTGTCAGGTTCAGACTGTCAACTGTAAGCTCGCCATCTTCATCGTTCACGATGCCGTGCTTACTCACGACGTCGAGGCGATTCGTGACCTTGTCGACGCTCTGTGTCCCCGCGTCCTGTGCGGTGGCCTGCAAGAAGCCCGCCGTGTTCACGAGGACTCCGGCGGCGATCGCCGCGACGAGGACCATCGCGATGAACACGATGAGCGTACCGATACCGACCTGACCGCGGTCGGCTTCAAATTTTTCGAACATGTGTTTTGTGTATCTCCAGTTCGGTCCCCCACCCCCGTGCCGGAGGTGACGACCTACGACCCAGACAATCAGGGATGACTACATAATCCTACGGTCTCGATTATCCGCTGTGATAACAGCGTGTCGCACGGACGGAATACTCGGTCTTACGCGCGCACGCGTATGCTTAAGAACAGTTCGTTAACGGCTTACGGAACGATCGAAGGGAAAACGAAGAAGAGAGCGACGAGGACGCGTGTACGCGGGCTCAGTCCTGCGCGATCTTCCGCCAGACGTCGTCGAGTTTGTTCTTCACTTCGGGGCGCTCGGTCACCTGCACGTTGCACTCCTGCCCGTCGAACCGGATGACTATCTCGTCGACCTCGCGTCGGTAGACGTTCGTTCGCCGGTGCTCGTCCGAGAGGACCCTGTCGTGGAGTTCGAGGAGGCCGGCGGCCGTGAGTTCCTCGATGCGCCGATAGCACGTCGCGATCGGAATGTCGAGCATTTTACTGAACTCCTGTGCGGAGTGCGGTTCGTCCGCGGCGCGTAAGATATCGGGGTTGTATTCGTTGCCGAGCGCTGCGAGGGTCCTGTCAGACTCCATAGACGGAGATACGTCTGTCGTGAGTTAATGTGAATGTGTTGGTTATCCTACTGAGACGACGGACGACCGGTCGTCGATTAATCCGCTCGTAAGGCGCCCGGCGGCACGAGGCTTGCCCGCGCCGACGCGGGTCGGACCCGGCGATGGGCTTATTAGTTCGCCGGAGCCACCACCGAGCATGGCGTCCGACGACCCTCCAGACGAAGAACCCTCCCGCCGAGACGGCGAGGGCGTCGTCGGACCGGGCGAACTCGACTACACGGCGAGCGACAGCGTCGCGGACCTCGGCGGCGGTCG
This Halogeometricum sp. S3BR5-2 DNA region includes the following protein-coding sequences:
- a CDS encoding ArsR/SmtB family transcription factor; protein product: MESDRTLAALGNEYNPDILRAADEPHSAQEFSKMLDIPIATCYRRIEELTAAGLLELHDRVLSDEHRRTNVYRREVDEIVIRFDGQECNVQVTERPEVKNKLDDVWRKIAQD
- a CDS encoding archaellin/type IV pilin N-terminal domain-containing protein, which encodes MFEKFEADRGQVGIGTLIVFIAMVLVAAIAAGVLVNTAGFLQATAQDAGTQSVDKVTNRLDVVSKHGIVNDEDGELTVDSLNLTVRLAAGSGSVSMEDTTIKYVSGSTARNLVYDNATTNNLGTSLGYVNASKDPLADGTNNGLNATEFTAYALEDGDDTSFPVLSNQGDRYEIIINTSVVEKTPMKGLSTGETVNLEITSRSGGSSQVILTMPQQLAGKNDNDPIAL
- a CDS encoding archaellin/type IV pilin N-terminal domain-containing protein — encoded protein: MFNNIFSKEDRGQVGIGTLIVFIAMVLVAAIAAGVLVNTAGFLQATAQDAGQQSVDKVTNRVEVLNTHGTVGDDNIRSINLTVRLAAGSSSVDMNETSVKYLSSTTVQTLTNQSTKDGETDAGTQEADTARIPDADEFGLWEVTDDDDSFGVLNSMNDRYEVAINTSQIEAQDDTVEHDEGLNTGERVTLEITSRTGGTTQVILTMPQQLAGKDAGDPVEL